The Nitrospira tepida genome includes a window with the following:
- a CDS encoding carboxypeptidase regulatory-like domain-containing protein yields the protein MVRSIAVTVVAMWVLWSAPRAGAYEEMAVVNGGTIAGTVTITGGKPIPKGFNLITFPDPVYCGRISTGTGWRILEEFTVSKDGGLKDVVVMLADVKRGKPFAFTPPTIEARDCRFLPFVTVVRDDHDVKVVNMDPVMHDIQAYETSHLGPRVLFNVPLPMNPHHPKSGVGAEYHKHIPGEPMIQKVRMTRDRRIFVMQCGFHAYMESWGLAIEHPYYAITGPDGSFSLAEVPPGDYVLTAWHPQTGPMLQQNITVKAGETATASFEFKAPMGRRSAHEIVENPHFGLEALGRSIEIRPTLELQRP from the coding sequence ATGGTTCGATCAATCGCAGTCACAGTCGTGGCGATGTGGGTCCTGTGGTCTGCGCCCCGAGCGGGCGCCTATGAAGAGATGGCTGTTGTGAACGGGGGGACGATTGCCGGAACGGTGACCATCACCGGCGGGAAGCCGATTCCCAAAGGATTCAACCTCATTACGTTTCCGGACCCGGTCTATTGCGGGCGGATCTCCACCGGAACCGGATGGCGTATCCTCGAAGAGTTCACCGTGTCGAAGGACGGCGGGCTGAAGGACGTGGTGGTCATGTTGGCCGACGTGAAGCGTGGCAAGCCGTTCGCCTTTACGCCGCCGACGATCGAAGCGCGCGATTGCCGGTTTCTTCCCTTCGTCACCGTGGTGCGGGACGATCATGACGTCAAGGTCGTGAACATGGATCCGGTCATGCATGACATCCAGGCCTATGAGACCTCGCATCTGGGGCCACGGGTGCTGTTCAACGTCCCTTTGCCGATGAATCCGCACCATCCCAAGTCCGGGGTCGGAGCCGAGTACCACAAGCATATTCCCGGGGAGCCGATGATCCAGAAGGTCCGCATGACCAGGGATCGCCGGATCTTCGTCATGCAGTGCGGGTTCCACGCCTACATGGAAAGTTGGGGGTTGGCCATCGAGCATCCCTATTATGCGATCACGGGACCGGACGGAAGTTTTTCCCTGGCGGAGGTACCGCCCGGCGACTATGTATTGACGGCCTGGCATCCTCAAACCGGGCCGATGTTGCAACAGAACATTACGGTGAAGGCCGGGGAAACCGCGACCGCTTCCTTTGAGTTCAAGGCGCCGATGGGACGCCGGAGCGCGCATGAGATCGTCGAGAATCCCCACTTCGGGTTGGAAGCGCTCGGACGGTCGATCGAGATCCGGCCGACCTTGGAATTGCAGAGACCCTAA